ACGAACAGTATATACGAAGGTGCATGATAGCGTCAACAACAAAAGTGCCAAAAGATGTAAGGATAAACAATGTCAAGGGTATAAAGGCGAAAAAATGATAACGTTTTATTCTCTTCGCCATCGTTCGAACATTTTCCGCAATTCCGGACTCAGTTTGGAGTCGATTGTATTGCGACTAGTACTGTTGCTCCGTTCCGCAATCTTGGTCTGGACTTCCTTCTCGCTCTGTTCGATCTGAATTAGCAATTCACGGGCCGACACGCGCAGCGCACCCTGGCCGAAAATCACGTGCTGCTCTACCATATCACTCGTCGCAACATAGATCTGCCGCCTGGGCCTTGCGAACTCGTGACAGAGCCGTTCGATACATTCATCAGCCGTCTCCTTCTCCTTGGTGAAGTGGACTTCCACCTGATTCTGAGTGAAGGATTTGCCTAGTCCGGGCACGCGATAAGCATCAAATACAACGATGACCTGCCTGCCAGAGAAGGCCTGGTAATCCGCCAAACGCTCCAGCAGGGAATCACGCGCTGCCTCTAAATCGTTCTTGGACAAGGCGGCCAGATTGGGCCAACCACCGATCATATTGTACCCATCTACCAGAAGAACATCGCGCTTGTCGCGCATAGGCGTTATCCTTCGGTGCGGCGAATGCGCATGACTTCATACATCATCACTCCGGCAGCAACCGAAGCGTTCAGAGAATTAAGGCGTCCGTTCATCGGCAGCTTGAGCAGTACGTCACAGGTCTCGCGTACCAAGCGCCCCATCCCTTTGTTCTCATTCCCGATGACAATCGCCACGGGTCCACCTAATATTTTGCCGCCCCCATATATTTCTTCCTTCGCCCCGACATCGGTTCCGACGATCCATACACCAGCTTCCTTCAGCTGTTCCATGGTCTGTACAAGGTTGGTAACTCTGGCAACAGGGACATATTCGACAGCACCGGCCGATGTTCTCGATACCGTAGCCGTAACAGCGACGGAACGGCGTTTCGGAATTATGACGCCATGAACCCCCGTACATTCGGCAGTACGTAGAATCGAGCCCAGATTATGCGGATCCTCGAGCTCATCGAGAATGAGCAGGAACGGCGCCTCCCCTCGCTCAGCTGCCTTTGCAAGTAGATCCTCAACCTCGGCATAAGCATACGGAGCCGCCTGGGCTACTACGCCTTGATGCTGCACACCGGGTACCATCGTATCAAGCTTGCGCTTATCGACAAATTGCACGACAATGCCTTGAGCCTTGGCTTCGGCAATAATCGGTTGCGTCAAATGCTTCTGCGCGCCTTCTGCAATCCATATTTTGTTGATTGTTCGTCCGGCTCTAAGCGCCTCCATCAAGGAGTGCTTACCGGCAATCCATTCTTGATCCTCCATCATTATGTCCTCCCAAGGAGCGCATGGCTCCCGTATATTCATCCGTTGTAACGAAACTGGATATCGCTATTATGGTCAATATAAGCCCTAAACCCCTAATTTCATCAAAATAGCGATACGATGTTTCGTTAGTTTTCAATTCCTCTGTTTTTTGTGGAAATAACGTTATGGTGTTTCGTTAGATTAATTTCAAACTTTATCGTTCTTCCTCTAGCAGCTTGAAGCCTTCTGAGATCAGCCCACGCAGGCGATCATGCGCTCCAGT
The window above is part of the Paenibacillus lutimineralis genome. Proteins encoded here:
- the rlmB gene encoding 23S rRNA (guanosine(2251)-2'-O)-methyltransferase RlmB gives rise to the protein MEDQEWIAGKHSLMEALRAGRTINKIWIAEGAQKHLTQPIIAEAKAQGIVVQFVDKRKLDTMVPGVQHQGVVAQAAPYAYAEVEDLLAKAAERGEAPFLLILDELEDPHNLGSILRTAECTGVHGVIIPKRRSVAVTATVSRTSAGAVEYVPVARVTNLVQTMEQLKEAGVWIVGTDVGAKEEIYGGGKILGGPVAIVIGNENKGMGRLVRETCDVLLKLPMNGRLNSLNASVAAGVMMYEVMRIRRTEG
- a CDS encoding NYN domain-containing protein — protein: MRDKRDVLLVDGYNMIGGWPNLAALSKNDLEAARDSLLERLADYQAFSGRQVIVVFDAYRVPGLGKSFTQNQVEVHFTKEKETADECIERLCHEFARPRRQIYVATSDMVEQHVIFGQGALRVSARELLIQIEQSEKEVQTKIAERSNSTSRNTIDSKLSPELRKMFERWRRE